CGGGACGTAGCCGACGAACGGTGCGATCGACCAGCAGACCGCACTGACGATCATCGACGGCACCAGCACCCGGCGCAGCCCCATCCGGTCCAGCAGCCGACCACGCCACGGGCCGGAGATCGCAATGGCGATCGTCGCCGCGGCCGCGACCAGACCCGCGTCGGCGTAGCTGTGACCGAGGTGGGTCACGACGTGCAGGGTCAGGATGATGCCGGCGCTGAAGATCGGCATCCGCAGCAGGAATCCCAGCAACAACACGCGGCGAGCGTCCCGGATGGACAGGACGCTCTGGTAGGGCTGCAGGGACATGACGGTCATACTTCCATTTCGAAACTTCGATGTGCAACTGTTTTCCAGGATGCGGAACAGTGGATCACCTGGGATCATTCCCGCCGGCACCGACATCCACGCCAGCCACCCGTTAGGGGGGAAGAGTTAGGTAGGGCTGTCTTGAATGATTCCAGACTGCGCGATTGGTTGGAATCACTCGAGCGCAAGGAGATCCGAAATGTCGGACAGCACCAAGACGTCCATCGAAACCGCGCCCAGCCCAGAGGCGAACCTGGGCTCCACCACGGACACCGGCGCACCCGCTGTCAGTGACCGCAACTCCCTCACGATCGGCAACGACGGTCCGATCCTGTTGCACGACGTGCACTTCCTGAACCAGATGGCGCACTTCAACCGCGAGCGCGTCCCGGAGCGGAACGTGCACGCGAAGGGTTCCGGTGCGTTCGGCGTCTTCGAGACCACCGAAGACGTCAGCAAGTACACCAAGGCGGCGCTCTTCCAGAAGGGCACCAAGACCGACATGCTGGCGCGTTTCTCCACCGTTGCCGGCGAGCAGGGTTCGCCGGACACCTGGCGCGACCCGCGCGGTTTCGCGTTGAAGTTCTACACCACCGAAGGCAACTACGACCTGGTCGGCAACAACACCCCGGTCTTCTTCATCCGCGACACGATGAAGTTCCCGCACTTCATCCGCTCCCAGAAGCGGCTCGGCGGGTCGGGTCTGCGCGACAACCACATGCAGTGGGACTTCTGGACGCTGAACCCGGAGTCGGCGCACCAGGTGACCTACCTGATGGGCGACCGCGGTATCCCCACGAGCTACCGGCACATGAACGGCTACGGCTCGCACACCTACTTGTGGATCAACGAGGCCGGCGAGAAGCACTGGGTCAAGTACCACTTCCACTCCGACCAGGGTGTCGAAGGCTTGACCGGACAGGACGCGACCCGGATCGCCGGTGAGGACGCCGACTTCCACCGTCGCGACCTACGCGAGGCGATCGACGCCGGTGACTTCCCCAGTTGGACCCTGTCGATCCAGGCGATGCCGTACGAGGACGCCAAGGACTACCACCTCAACCCGTTCGACCTGACCAAGATCTGGCCGCACAGCGACTATCCGTTGATCAAGGTCGGCACGATGACCCTGAACAAGAACCCGGACAACTTCTTCGCCCAGATCGAGCAAGCGGCCTTCGAACCCTCCGCGATCGTCCCGGGCATCGGCTTCTCCCCCGACAAGATGCTGCTCGGGCGCGCGTTCGCCTACTCCGACACCCACCGCTACCGGATCGGCCCCAACTACCTGCAGTTGCCGGTCAACCAGCCGCGGGTGGAGAACCTCAACACGTACACCTTCGACGGTCCGATGGCCTACGAGCACAGCGGCAACGACCCGGTCTACGCCCCCAACAGTGCCGGCCGTGGGTACGCCGATGTGGTCGGTGAGGTCGAGGACGGCTGGGAAACCGACGGCGCCATGGTCCGCGCGGCGTACACCCTGCGCCGCGACGACGACGACTACAGCCAGGCCGGCGCCCTTGTGCGCGAGGTGTGGAACGACGAGCAGCGTGCCGCCTTCGTCGACACTGTCGCCGGCCACCTACTGGGCGGCGTGAAGTCACCGGTGCTGGAGAAGGCGTTCGACTACTGGAAGAACGTCGACGCCGACACCGGCGCTGCGATCGAAGCCAAGGTCAAAGCCGACTCGAAGGCGCCGAACCCTGGTGGCGAAGCCGACGCCGCCAAGGACAACGACCCGATCAAGGAAGACGCCTCGAACGCCGCGCACTGAGTACCCACCACCGGCAGACGGGTACGCCGACCGGCGTACCCGTCTGCCGTTCTCATGTCCCTAGAAAACGCGAGGGGTACGTCGACTGAGGGGTCGACGTACCCCTCGCCGTGTGCTTGCGACAAGAAATCTTCCGGGGTCGGGAATTATCCGGAGACGCCCTCCGTTAAAACCGGAGTAAGCCTCCGCACGAACGCAAAGGAACCACCATGGGCACCTCCCCCGTCGTCCGGTCGACCACTTCCGCGCTACTGCACCGCACGCACCGGCGCACGCTGATCAGCCACCCGCGAAACGACCGCGACTCGACCTTCACCTTCCGCCCGATGCGCCGGGAAGCCGAGCTGGCCACCGAAGGGCGCCCCGCGATCTGAAGGCGGACCCGATTCCGCGCACGCACCGCAACTGGATAGAGTCGAAACCGTGGCACAACACTTTGACGTCGTCGTCCTGGGAGCCGGACCTGGCGGGTATGTCGCCGCCATCCGTGCCAGTCAACTGGGCCTGAAGGCTGCAGTGATCGAGAAGAAGTACTGGGGTGGTGTCTGTCTCAACGTCGGGTGCATCCCCTCGAAGGCATTGCTGCGCAACGCGGAGTTGTCGCACATCCTGACCAGCGAGAAGGACAAGTTCGGCATCACCGGTGATGCGTCGATGTCCTACGAGCCCACGCATGCCCGCAGCCGCCAGGTGTCGGCCGGCATCGTCAAGGGCGTGCACTACCTGATGAAGAAGAACAAGATCACCGAGATCGACGGCTGGGGCACCTTCAAGGACGCCAAGACCATCGAGGTCAACTTCAACGACGGCAGCACCGACACCATCACCGGCGACAAGATCATCATCGCGACCGGCGCCACGACCCGACTGATCCCCGGCACCGAACTGTCCGAGCGGGTCGTCACCTACGAAGAGCAGATCCTCGACCCGGTCCTGCCGAAGTCGATCATCATCGCCGGATCCGGTGCCATCGGCGTCGAATTCGCCTACGTCATGAAGAACTTCGGCGTTGACGTCACCATCGTGGAATTCCTCGACCGGATGGTGCCCACCGAGGACGCCGACGTGTCCAAGGAACTGGCCAAGCACTACAAGAAGCTCGGCGTGAAGGTCCTGACCAAGACCAAGGTCGAGTCGATCGAAGACACCGGCTCCAGCGTCAAGGTGACCGTCTCCCCCGCCGACGGCGGCGAGCAGAAGGTGCTCGAGGCCGACAAGGTGTTGCAGGCCATCGGTTTCGCACCGCGCCTGACCGGCTACGGCCTGGAGAACACCGGGGTCAAGATCACCGAACGCAAAGCGATCGAGATCGACGACTACTGCCGCACCAACGTCCCCGACGTCTACGCGATCGGCGACGTCACGGGCAAGTTGATGCTGGCGCACACCGCCGAAGCGCAGGGTGTCGTCGCCGCCGAGACGATCGCGGGCGCGGAGACCATGCCGTTGGAGTACGTGATGATCCCGCGCGCGACGTACTGCCAGCCGCAGGTGGCCTCCTTCGGGTACACCGAGGCGCAGGCCAAGGACCTGGGGTACGACGTGAAGACCGCGCAGTTCCCGTTCTCCGCCAACGGCAAGGCCCAAGGCCTCGGCGAGGCAGTCGGATTCGTCAAGATCGTCGCCGACGCCAAGCACAACGAGTTCCTCGGCGCGCACCTGATCGGGCCGGACGTCACCGAACTCCTGCCGGTGCTCACCCTGGCTCAGCGCTGGGATCTGACCGCCGACGAGGTGGCCCGCAACGTCTTCGCCCACCCCACGCTGGGTGAGTCGGTCAAGGAGGCCGTCGAAGGCATCGTCGGCCACATGATCAACCTGTAGTCCGGCACATGAAGACGGCCTTCGTCCTCGGCGGGGGCGGTCTGTTGGGAGCGACCCAGATCGGTGGGATGCGCGCTCTGCTGGAGAGCGGCGTACACCCCGATCTGGTCGTCGGCACCAGCATCGGTGCGATCAACGGGGCACACATCGCCTTCTCGCCCACCGTCGAGACCCTCGACGCGTTGGCGGAGCACTGGGTGCGCCTGTCCAGCGCGCGCAGCCTGCGCGACTTCCGCACGGTCGCTCCGACCGACCCCGGTGCGGAACGCCCGCGCCGATTCGGTCGCCGCCGGATCGGCCTGCGCCGACCGTCCTACCTCTATCCAGCGGGGCCGTTCCTGCGGATGCTGCGATCGACGCTGCCGACGCAGACCTTCGACAACCTGGAACTGCCATTCCAGTGCGTGGCTGCATCAGTGGAACGCGCTGTGGCGCAGTGGTTTACCAGTGGACCGTTGGCGGAGGCCGTCATGGCTTCGTGCTCGGTGCCCGGACTCTTCCCGCCCTTCCGGATCGGGGATGAGCACTACTACGACGGCGGGTTGGTGCACTCCATCCCGATCGGGCGGGCCATCGCGCTGGGCGCCACCCGCATCTACGTGCTGCACGTCGGCCGGGTCGAGCAGCCACTGGAACCGCCGGAGTGGCCCTGGGAGGTCGGCACCGTCGCGTTCGAGATCGCCCGTCGGCACCGCTACATGGAGGAAATCGCCGAGACTCCGGCCGACATCGAGTTGCACGTCATGCCCTCCGGCACGGACGACGCGCCGATGGTGTCCCTGCTACACCTGAACACCGAATTCGTCACCGGCCGCATCGATGCGGCCCACCGTGCTGCGTTGAGCTATCTCGAGCAGGAGCGATGAACCTGCCCGTTGCGCCGACGCCGGTCCGTCGCACGTTCCAGCCGTTGATCATGCTGCTGGAGATCGCCTTCCTCATCATCATCGGAGCCTTCAGCGGCCTGATGGTCCTGCTGGGCATGTTTCCCTTCGCCCGCAAAGCAATCCGGCTGTGCATCATGGCCACCGGACTGATCGGTCTCGACCTGTTCATCACCTTGGGGTGCTGGCGGCTGTGGCTCCTGCGCAGGTTCGGTCGCAGCGACCCGGCCACCTGGCGCACCGATCACATCCGCCTGCTCGGCGACACCCTGGACAGATACGTGCGCGTTGCGCAACGAGTGGTGGGCTTCCGCGTTGCCGCCACCGACCTGACCCA
The window above is part of the Branchiibius hedensis genome. Proteins encoded here:
- a CDS encoding catalase; protein product: MSDSTKTSIETAPSPEANLGSTTDTGAPAVSDRNSLTIGNDGPILLHDVHFLNQMAHFNRERVPERNVHAKGSGAFGVFETTEDVSKYTKAALFQKGTKTDMLARFSTVAGEQGSPDTWRDPRGFALKFYTTEGNYDLVGNNTPVFFIRDTMKFPHFIRSQKRLGGSGLRDNHMQWDFWTLNPESAHQVTYLMGDRGIPTSYRHMNGYGSHTYLWINEAGEKHWVKYHFHSDQGVEGLTGQDATRIAGEDADFHRRDLREAIDAGDFPSWTLSIQAMPYEDAKDYHLNPFDLTKIWPHSDYPLIKVGTMTLNKNPDNFFAQIEQAAFEPSAIVPGIGFSPDKMLLGRAFAYSDTHRYRIGPNYLQLPVNQPRVENLNTYTFDGPMAYEHSGNDPVYAPNSAGRGYADVVGEVEDGWETDGAMVRAAYTLRRDDDDYSQAGALVREVWNDEQRAAFVDTVAGHLLGGVKSPVLEKAFDYWKNVDADTGAAIEAKVKADSKAPNPGGEADAAKDNDPIKEDASNAAH
- the lpdA gene encoding dihydrolipoyl dehydrogenase, whose protein sequence is MAQHFDVVVLGAGPGGYVAAIRASQLGLKAAVIEKKYWGGVCLNVGCIPSKALLRNAELSHILTSEKDKFGITGDASMSYEPTHARSRQVSAGIVKGVHYLMKKNKITEIDGWGTFKDAKTIEVNFNDGSTDTITGDKIIIATGATTRLIPGTELSERVVTYEEQILDPVLPKSIIIAGSGAIGVEFAYVMKNFGVDVTIVEFLDRMVPTEDADVSKELAKHYKKLGVKVLTKTKVESIEDTGSSVKVTVSPADGGEQKVLEADKVLQAIGFAPRLTGYGLENTGVKITERKAIEIDDYCRTNVPDVYAIGDVTGKLMLAHTAEAQGVVAAETIAGAETMPLEYVMIPRATYCQPQVASFGYTEAQAKDLGYDVKTAQFPFSANGKAQGLGEAVGFVKIVADAKHNEFLGAHLIGPDVTELLPVLTLAQRWDLTADEVARNVFAHPTLGESVKEAVEGIVGHMINL
- a CDS encoding patatin-like phospholipase family protein — translated: MKTAFVLGGGGLLGATQIGGMRALLESGVHPDLVVGTSIGAINGAHIAFSPTVETLDALAEHWVRLSSARSLRDFRTVAPTDPGAERPRRFGRRRIGLRRPSYLYPAGPFLRMLRSTLPTQTFDNLELPFQCVAASVERAVAQWFTSGPLAEAVMASCSVPGLFPPFRIGDEHYYDGGLVHSIPIGRAIALGATRIYVLHVGRVEQPLEPPEWPWEVGTVAFEIARRHRYMEEIAETPADIELHVMPSGTDDAPMVSLLHLNTEFVTGRIDAAHRAALSYLEQER